TCCGCGCCCGCCTCGGCCTGCGCGCCGGTCAGCTCCACCTGCGCCGGCGTGGGCCCGTAGGTGTGGTCGCCGATCTGAACCATCGCGCCCGAGGGCCGGGAGTCGAGCTCCACGATGATCGAGCGGATCGGCTCGGGCGTGGGCTCGGGCGCGGGCTCTTCGGCCGCGGCCGCGACCTCCTCCTCCGTCGGCTCGACCTCCGGAGGCTCGACCGGCGGCTCCTCCACCACGACCGGCGGCGTCGCCGTCGCCGTCCCCGCCTGCCCGTCGCCGAAGGGATCGAGCACGAACAGCAGGATGCCGGCCGCGGCCAGCAGCGCGAGCACCCCGAAGATCACCGCGAGCTTGTTTCCGCCACGCTCGAGCGCCTGCGAGCCGGACGCCATCGCCGGGATCTGGCCCGACATGGAGCTGGGCGTGGGGCCGCTCCCGGACTGAGACTGGGTGACGCCCGACCCGGTGATCGTCGGCGCCGAGATCGAGCCGCTCGACGTGGTGCGCAGGGCCTCCGCGCCGAGGGTGTGGATGCCGCTCACCGGGGTGCCGCCGAGCAGGTACTCCCCCGTGAGGCCCAGCTCGCCGCTCGGAGGCAGTGGGAGCTGGAGCTCTCCCGCGACCATCTTGAGCGCGACGAGCAGCGACTCCATGTCGTCGAAGCGGTCCTCGCGCTTCTTCGCGAGACACTTGAAGACGACCTGCTGGAGCTCCGGCGGCACGGGCTGTCGACCCTCCGGCACCTCCATCGGGGGGACCGGCGTGTTGATGTGGTCCATCAGGATCTGGACCTGCTTGTCGCGCTGGAACGGGGGGCGGGCGCAGAGCATCTCGTACATCACGACGCCCAGCGAGTAGATGTCGCTGCGCTGGTCGACGCGCTCGCCCTGGATCTGCTCGGGCGACATGTACTTCGGCGAGCCCATGAAGACGCCCGCTTGCGTCAGGTCCTCTTCCTCTTCTGCAGCGTCGACGTCCTTGACGAGGCCGAAGTCGAGGACCTTCGCGTAGTCCTTCTCGTCGCCCTGCTCGAGCAGCATCACGTTCCCGGGCTTCATGTCCCGGTGGATCACGCCGAGCCGGTGCGCCTCGCGCAGCGAGCGGCAGATCTGCTTCATGATGTGGACGACACGAGTGGCCGGCATCCCGCCGGCCTGCTTCATCGCCTTCTTGAGGGTGATCCCCTCGAGCAGCTCCATGACGATGAAGTAGAGGTTCTCGCTCTGCCCGTAGTCGAAGACCGTCACCGTGTTCGGGTGGCTCAGCTTCGCGACCGTGGCGGCCTCGAGGAAGAAGCGCTTCCGGAACTCCGGGTCCTTGTCTTCTTCGTGCTTCGGGCTCAGGACCTTGATCGCGACGAGGCGACCGAGCGGAGCCTGCTCGGCCTTGTAGACGGCGCCCATCCCGCCGCGCGCGATGGGCGCGATGATCCGGAAGCGGTCGTGAATGACCTTCCCGACGAGAGGATCCGACTCCCCTGCGCTTTTCTTCACGTCCACGAGCACGTCCACGGTTCCAGTCCGAGCGCCGTCAGTCCGAGTACTGTCGGCCCGAGCCTTCGACTCCCCCATCGGCGCCCGCTTGGGTCCATCACCGGATCCCCCGAACGCACGCCCCCGCCACGATTCGCCCACTCCGTGAGAGTGAGATCTTCGTAGTTGGATTGTAGCGGATCGCGCTCACGCATCAATATGGCACCAAAAGTGCCTCAAGTTTTCATGCTTGACCACGTCACCAAACGGCAACGAATGCGACCATTGAAGAGGGGATGGGCGCGAACGGCGCGGCGCTCGCCGAGATCGCGCGGCGCCCCCTCTTCCGGGAGCAGCAGGCTGAAGGTGCACTCGGGGTTCCGACGCATCGCCCCGCGGAGCGCCTCCCAGAACGCGGCGTCCGCCTCGAGGCGCTGACCGTACGGCGGGTTCGAGAGCACGTGGTGCGGACCCTCGAGTCGCAGCGCTCCGAGGGCCGCCTCGGAGAAATGCGCCTGTGCCCCGGCTCGCTCGGCGTTGCGGCGCGCGATGTCGACGGCCTCGGGGTCGATGTCCGCGCCCGCGCAGCGAGGCCCGGTGGCCCGCGCCCCCGCGTGCGCCTCCTCGCGCAGCGCGTCGATCGCCGCCGCCGCCTCCGCGTCGTAGTCCGCCCAGCGCTCGAAGCCGAAGCGATGTGCTCGCGGATGGGTGGGCACACGCCGGGCCATCAGGTCGGCCTCGATGACGAGGGTGCCCGAGCCGCACATCGGGTCGAAGAGCGGCGTCTCACGGTCCCAGCCGCCGAGCCGCACCATCGCCGCGGCGAGCGTCTCCTTCAGCGGCGCCTCGGTGGCCTCGGTGCGCCAGCCGCGGAGGTGGAGCGAGCGGCCCGAGGCGTCGAGGAAGACGCCCGCCTCGTTCTTCTCGAGGTGCACGAAGACGGCGACGTCGGGGTCGTTGCGGTCGACCGAGGAGCGGCGCCCGTGCGCGACGCGCTGCGCGTCGACGATGGCGTCCTTGGTCTTCTGCGCGATGTACTGCGTGTGGGTCAGCCCGCTGCTCCGCGCGACCGACGTGACGGCGAGGCTGCGCTCGGGGGTCAGCCAGCGCGCCCACTCGAGGCCCTGCACGCCGCGGTAGAGCGCGTCCTCGTCGGGGCAGGCGAAGCGCCCCAGCTCCGCGAGCACCCGCACCGCGACGCGGCTGTGCAGGCAGATGCGGGCCGCGACCTCCCGGTTGCCCGAGAGCCACACGCCGCCGCGCTGCCCCTGGAGGCGTCGGTAGCCGAGCTCCCGGAGCTCCTCCTTGAGCGCCTTCTCCGTCCCCCCGGCCGCCGTCACGAAGATCCGCATTCACTCGCTCCGCAGGACCTCGCGCGCGTGCGCTCGGTCGTCCTCGAGCCGCAGCTCGACGTGGTGGCGCAGCGTCCGGCCCGCCCGCTGGAAGATGCGGGGGACGCGCGCCGCGTTGAGGTAGAGGGTGCCGTCCTTCTCGAGCTGCCAGCGACGGTGGCCGCCGCCCCGCAAGGCGTGGTGCATGTGTCCCGCCACCACGGCGCGCACCCGCTTGCCGCGGCGCCGCGCGTGCTCGATGGCGCGCTCGAGGTCGAGGTCACCGAAGTCCCCCTCCTCTTTGCGGAAGTCGCAGCCCCAGATGTCGTCGCGCTTCTGCCCGAGGCCGTGCGGGCCGTTGTGGGCGAAGAAGATCAGCTCCTCGGCGTCCGACTCGTCGATGAGGGCCGAGAGCGTGCGGACCGAGTCCTCGAGGTCTTCGACCCCGAAGCGGGCCTCGAGGTGCGGCCGGAAGGCGAGCCGAGGCCCGCCCGCGGAGTGGGGGCGCCCCGCGATCATCTCGAGCCCTCGCCCGCCGTCGGGGAGCGCGTGCCGGCTGTATCCGGCCAGCGTCGCTGGGCGCAGGGCCTCGGCCAGGTCGGCCTCGCGCTGCTCCTGGCCGAGGTTGAGGAGCGGGATGAGCGCGTCGGCCTCTAGGACCTCCGCCGCCATCTGCCCGACGTGCGCCGCGTCGTGGTTGCCGGGCATGACGAAGGTCGGCGTGGACAGCGAGGCGATGAGCTTCGCGATGCCCAGCCCGCCCTTGATCGAGTAGGCCGCGAGATCGCCCACGACGAGGATGGCGTCGTAGCCCTCCTCGTCGAGTTGACGCACGTCGACCTCGTCGAAGCAGAGGTGAATGTCGCCGATGACGCCGAGCCGCACGGGCCGCGGAACGTAGCGCGTTCAGGGCAGCGCGTCCGCTCGCATCACGTAGACGGTGCGCGCGGTGGCGTCGAGGAACCACACCTCGCGGGTCGTCCCATCCCAGGCGGTGGCGACGAAGTCGAGCTGGGCCGTGGCCGGGAAGCCCTGGGCGACGCCCAGGGTGAGCCGGAGCGTCGCGTCGGACTCGAGGAGGCTCGGCGTCGCGGAGCCGTCGACGACCCAGATCCGTCCCGGCTCGTCGAACCCCATGTCCACGCACGCGCCGTCCCAGCGGTAGTCGGGCGAGGGGAGGCTCGTGCGATCCGCCCAGTCGACGCCGGCTCCGAACGAGAAGCGCGCGACGGCCGTGGATCCGCACAGCCAGAGGTTGGGCCGGGTCTCGACGCGGTCGTCCACCCAGGCGTCGCCGAGAGCCCCGAGGAAGCCGGGTGAGTTGACCGCGGCGCCGTCGTTGAGCATGTCGCCGGCCCCCGAGAGCCGGCGGTTGACCACCTCGTCGGTGCGGCCGCCCCACACCGCGCCGATCCCGCCGTGCTCGCGCACGCCGAGCGTCACCCAGTCCTCGGCGCTGTAGCTCGGGTTGCGCTCGTCGGCCGAGGGAGCGCCGGTGGGATCGCTGAGCACGAGGATGTGCTCGGTGGCGAGCGCGATCGGGCCGGTTCCGTCCACGGCGCGGCCCATCTGCGCCACGTCGCGCCGGCCGGGAGGGAGCGCGATCCGCACGTGCGGCGCGGTGCGCAGGTCCGCGCTCGGGTCCACCCGGAACGCCGCGTCCTGATCGGTGTTCGGCCCGAGGATCGCCTGGCCGTCCGCCACCACGACCGAGCCGAGGTCCTCCGGCGCGACCTCGCCCGTGGCCACGCCCGGAGCGCGCAGGTTCACCCAGCTCCTCTCGTCGACGCCGTACGCTCCGCGGCGCCCCACCACGAACCCCGTGCCGACGCGCGCGTCGAAGTCTCGAAGATCGTCGCGGCTGACGCCCATGTCGGGGACCGCCACCGCCGAGGCCACCTCGAACGAGCGGGTCGGGCCGCAGCCCGCGCTGTCGAGCACGATCTCGACGACGTAGCTCCCGGACTCCTCGAGGCGGTAGGCGCCGGCCGCGTCGGCGAGGGCCCCGCTCGGGCCGGTCACGGTGATGGTGACCGGCCCCGGCGGCGCCGCGCAGGGAGCGATCGTCACCTCGTCGCCCGGCAGGAGCCGGTCCGACACGCCGCAGACGGTGCCGTCGTAGGCGCACGGAGGCCCGGCGTCCGTCCCGGAGTCTCCGGGCCCCGCGTCGCCCGGGCCCGCGTCGCCGCCCGCATCCACGCCCGCGTCACCGACGCCCGCGTCGGTCTGGGGGCACATGCGGCCTTCGAACTCGCAGGGCTCCACGACCGAGCCCCGGCAGGTGCCGTCGTTCGCGCAGGTCTGACCCCCGGGGCAGGCGCACGCCGTCAAGAAGACGCGCAGCGTGAGGCTCTGCCCCGGCTCGAAGGTGACGTCGCGCTCCACCGCCGCGCGCTCGTCCGTGCCCGCGAGCCCGCGCACCGTCAGCCGCACCGGCCCGAGCGCGCCGCCACGATGATGCAAGACGAGTCGACGCGGCGCGGCCCGCGCGCCGAGGTCGGCGTCGGCCATGCGGGTGGCGCCGTCGGGTCCGGTGGCCGAGATCCGGAAGGTGTCGACGTCGGCGATGTCGGTGTCGACGATGACGATGATCTCGGTCAGCTCTCCGCCGCACCCGCTGAGCCCACACGCGGCGGGCCCGCACGCGGCGAGCAGGAGCGCGACCCGCCCGAGGTACGCGTGACGCATCAGTCGAACTCCAGGACGCCGGGCATGAAGTCTCCCATGCTCGGCTGAGGGCCACTTTGATCGGACACGAGCACGGCGATCAGGATCGCCGCGCCCACCGCGAGCACACCCGCGCCGACGATGAGACCGATGATCAACCCGTCGTCGCTGCCTGGCTCCACGATCGGTTCTTCGATCGGGTCGGGGTCGGGCGTGGTCTCCGCGACCACCGCCAGCGGCACGGGAACCTCGAGCTGGACCTGCGCCGTCCCCCCTTCGGGCACGTCGACCTCTTCGATGTCCAGCTCCTCCATCTCGCGCATCAAGCGCGCGACGCGGATCCCCGGATCGGCGGCGGCGGGCGCGCCGAGGGTCTCCCAGGGCCGGCCATCCAGGGTCACATGAGTCCCGGTCGCGTCGCCCCGCACCGAGATCGTCAGACGCCCGAGCCGAGGGTCGAGCTCGACCTGGAGCGCCCGCGCGGCCTCCTTCACCGCGTCGTCGGCCTCGGGGTCCTCGATGATGGCCGCGCACTCCTCGAGCGCCTCCACGAGGCGCCCCATGCGGGCGAGCGAGGTCGCGAGGTTGTAGCGGATGGGCGCCGCGGCGCGCAGCTCGAGGGCCCGCCGGAAGCGATGCACGGCGCGGTCCCAGTCGCCCGCGTCGGCCAGCTCCAGCCCCTCGCCGAAGAGCGTGCGCGCTCGCTCGGTGCGCTCCTCCTCCGACAGCTCGGCCGCGTCGGCAGCCTGTTCAGCCTCTTCTTCCTGCGCATGCGCCGCGCCCAGGCCGGTACAGAGCGCCGCCAGCGCGAGGCTGAGCGCAAGCCAAATCCCAAGTCGCATCGGTGGAATCTTACCACGCGAGCGACGCGAGGGGACTTCGGCGCCCCGGGAGCTGGCGCTCAGAACCCCGGGTCGCGCATGAGGTTGCCGCCCGAGGCGCCGCCGCCAGACCCTCCACCGCGTCCGGGCCGAGTGGCGCCGGGGCGGCGCGGCCGACGTGGACGGCGCGCCTTCGTCGGAGGCGGCGCCGGCTCGGGCAACGTCACGGCGTAGGTCGCGTCTTCGCTGGCGACGTGGGTCTGCTCCCAGCTGCGCCCGTCCTCCGTCCGCACCTCGACCCGGTGCTCCGCGTCGTCGCGCGGGAGCTCCCACGGGCCCGCGCCCTCCTGCGGCACGCCGTCGAGTCGCACCTCGGCGCCGTCCGGCAGATCGGTCAGCGCGAGCGTGATCGGCGCCGGCTCGGGCGCCTCGACCGCCTCGCGCGTCTCCGGCTCGGGCGCGACCTCGTCGGAGGGCTGCGTCTCGGTCACGGGCTCCGCCACCGGATCGCCCTGCCCGGCCACGGCCCAGACGCCGAGGCCTCCGATCGCGGCGAGCGCGACGACCGCGCCCACCACGAGGAGCGCGACCGGCTTCTTGCGGACGGGCAGCGCGTCCACCTGGGGCATCTCGCCCGTCTCGTCCGCCGAGGGCGTCAGGAAGGGGTCGGGACGCGAGTTGCGGGGCGGCGGCGGCGGCGGCTTCGGCGAGACCTGCCGCACGGCCGGCTCGAGCGCGTCGATGTGACCGGAGAAGTCGATGAGACCCGAGTCGCCCTCCTCGTAGGCGGCGCCCACCGCGTCGAGCAGCTCTTTGGCCGCGATCGGGGCCAGATCCGAGTCGCTGAGCACCTGCGGGCGGCTGAGGCGGCTCGTCGCGCCCTGCATCTGCGAGGCGGTGCGCGCCACGGCCCCGAGGAGCGCGGCGCGCATCTCGCGCGCGCTCTCGTAGCGATCCTCCTTCTTGCGGGCCATCGCCTTCTGGACGACGTGCTCGATGGGCCCGGCGAGGTCGGGGCGGAGGGCCGAGAAGGCGGGCGGATCGGCGGTCGCGATCTGGATGATGATGTCGCCGACCGCGTCGGCGTCGAAGGGGAGCTGCCCCGTGAGCAGCTCGTAGAGCATCACGCCGACGGCCCAGATGTCCGAGCGGTGATCGAGATCGCGCAGCCCGCGCGCCTGCTCGGGCGACATGTACTGCGGGGTCCCGACGATCGCGTTCTCGACCGTGGGCAGCACGCTCTTCAGCTCGCCGCGGGGATCGACCGCGCGGGAGACGCCGAAGTCGAGGAGCTTGGGGTACATGCCATCCGCGTCCTCGACGAGGAAGACGTTCTCGGGCTTGAGATCGCGATGCACGATGCCCGCGTCGTGCACGGCGCCGAGGCCCGAGAGGACCTTCGCGAGCACGCGCACCGACTCGCCGATGCTCAGCACCGGCCCGACCTCGAGGCGCTCGGCGAGGGTCTTGCCGACCAGCAGCTCCATGGCCATGAACGGGCGGCCATCCTCGCTGGTGCCGAAGTCGACGATGTCGACCACGTTCCGGTGCCGGATCGCGGCCGCGACCCGCGCCTCGCGGAGGAAGCGCCCGCGGATCTTTCCGGAGTTCGGGCCGACGATGTCGATGAACTTCACCGCCAGCGCGCGGTTCAGCGTCAGGTGCGTGGCCTCCCAGATGGTGGCCATACCTCCGGTGCCGATCGGGTGCTCGAGGCGATAGCGGCCCGCGATGATGTCGCCCGACTGGACGTCATCGCTCCGTTTGCGCTTCGGACCTCCGATCGCGGGGATGCGACCCGAGCTTTGGGCTTGCCTGGCCATTCGACCTCGCGGAAAGAATACAGCGTTCCGTCCCGAACGGCAGCTAGCCCCGTCGGATGGAGGTCACCGAATGATGCCGTCGCGGCGCAGGCGTTCGAGATCGT
This window of the Sandaracinaceae bacterium genome carries:
- a CDS encoding metallophosphoesterase, producing MRLGVIGDIHLCFDEVDVRQLDEEGYDAILVVGDLAAYSIKGGLGIAKLIASLSTPTFVMPGNHDAAHVGQMAAEVLEADALIPLLNLGQEQREADLAEALRPATLAGYSRHALPDGGRGLEMIAGRPHSAGGPRLAFRPHLEARFGVEDLEDSVRTLSALIDESDAEELIFFAHNGPHGLGQKRDDIWGCDFRKEEGDFGDLDLERAIEHARRRGKRVRAVVAGHMHHALRGGGHRRWQLEKDGTLYLNAARVPRIFQRAGRTLRHHVELRLEDDRAHAREVLRSE
- a CDS encoding serine/threonine-protein kinase gives rise to the protein MARQAQSSGRIPAIGGPKRKRSDDVQSGDIIAGRYRLEHPIGTGGMATIWEATHLTLNRALAVKFIDIVGPNSGKIRGRFLREARVAAAIRHRNVVDIVDFGTSEDGRPFMAMELLVGKTLAERLEVGPVLSIGESVRVLAKVLSGLGAVHDAGIVHRDLKPENVFLVEDADGMYPKLLDFGVSRAVDPRGELKSVLPTVENAIVGTPQYMSPEQARGLRDLDHRSDIWAVGVMLYELLTGQLPFDADAVGDIIIQIATADPPAFSALRPDLAGPIEHVVQKAMARKKEDRYESAREMRAALLGAVARTASQMQGATSRLSRPQVLSDSDLAPIAAKELLDAVGAAYEEGDSGLIDFSGHIDALEPAVRQVSPKPPPPPPRNSRPDPFLTPSADETGEMPQVDALPVRKKPVALLVVGAVVALAAIGGLGVWAVAGQGDPVAEPVTETQPSDEVAPEPETREAVEAPEPAPITLALTDLPDGAEVRLDGVPQEGAGPWELPRDDAEHRVEVRTEDGRSWEQTHVASEDATYAVTLPEPAPPPTKARRPRRPRRPGATRPGRGGGSGGGASGGNLMRDPGF
- a CDS encoding THUMP domain-containing protein, giving the protein MRIFVTAAGGTEKALKEELRELGYRRLQGQRGGVWLSGNREVAARICLHSRVAVRVLAELGRFACPDEDALYRGVQGLEWARWLTPERSLAVTSVARSSGLTHTQYIAQKTKDAIVDAQRVAHGRRSSVDRNDPDVAVFVHLEKNEAGVFLDASGRSLHLRGWRTEATEAPLKETLAAAMVRLGGWDRETPLFDPMCGSGTLVIEADLMARRVPTHPRAHRFGFERWADYDAEAAAAIDALREEAHAGARATGPRCAGADIDPEAVDIARRNAERAGAQAHFSEAALGALRLEGPHHVLSNPPYGQRLEADAAFWEALRGAMRRNPECTFSLLLPEEGAPRDLGERRAVRAHPLFNGRIRCRLVTWSSMKT
- a CDS encoding serine/threonine-protein kinase → MDVKKSAGESDPLVGKVIHDRFRIIAPIARGGMGAVYKAEQAPLGRLVAIKVLSPKHEEDKDPEFRKRFFLEAATVAKLSHPNTVTVFDYGQSENLYFIVMELLEGITLKKAMKQAGGMPATRVVHIMKQICRSLREAHRLGVIHRDMKPGNVMLLEQGDEKDYAKVLDFGLVKDVDAAEEEEDLTQAGVFMGSPKYMSPEQIQGERVDQRSDIYSLGVVMYEMLCARPPFQRDKQVQILMDHINTPVPPMEVPEGRQPVPPELQQVVFKCLAKKREDRFDDMESLLVALKMVAGELQLPLPPSGELGLTGEYLLGGTPVSGIHTLGAEALRTTSSGSISAPTITGSGVTQSQSGSGPTPSSMSGQIPAMASGSQALERGGNKLAVIFGVLALLAAAGILLFVLDPFGDGQAGTATATPPVVVEEPPVEPPEVEPTEEEVAAAAEEPAPEPTPEPIRSIIVELDSRPSGAMVQIGDHTYGPTPAQVELTGAQAEAGAELTFVFTQDGHRETTVTRNVPRNGNLEVSARMRRIWAPRRGGSSSGGDDESPQETVTPAGYRDSPY
- a CDS encoding tetratricopeptide repeat protein → MRLGIWLALSLALAALCTGLGAAHAQEEEAEQAADAAELSEEERTERARTLFGEGLELADAGDWDRAVHRFRRALELRAAAPIRYNLATSLARMGRLVEALEECAAIIEDPEADDAVKEAARALQVELDPRLGRLTISVRGDATGTHVTLDGRPWETLGAPAAADPGIRVARLMREMEELDIEEVDVPEGGTAQVQLEVPVPLAVVAETTPDPDPIEEPIVEPGSDDGLIIGLIVGAGVLAVGAAILIAVLVSDQSGPQPSMGDFMPGVLEFD